A genomic segment from Falsibacillus pallidus encodes:
- a CDS encoding metallophosphoesterase family protein encodes MKIALLSDIHGNAIALKSVIKDIKSREIEQICVLGDICFRGPEPQRSLDLVRSLDANVIKGNADEWIIRGIKDGEVPETVFNCMAEEREWTVNQLDEESIKYLCGLSNEIRMEVGSLKILMFHATPDSLFEVILPDASDTLMLEKMMKDDSNIYIYSHIHKPFIRFINGKCVMNTGSVGMPFDGRNESSYIILEINQDSFHSTIVRVKYDVEHAIQQYEKSNYPNKEQMISILKTGRV; translated from the coding sequence ATGAAAATTGCACTACTATCTGACATACACGGAAATGCAATAGCTTTAAAGTCTGTCATAAAGGATATCAAATCAAGAGAAATAGAACAAATATGTGTATTAGGAGACATTTGTTTTAGAGGACCTGAACCCCAAAGGTCATTAGATTTGGTCCGTTCCTTAGATGCAAATGTTATAAAAGGAAATGCAGATGAATGGATAATTAGAGGCATTAAAGATGGAGAGGTGCCTGAAACTGTTTTTAATTGTATGGCAGAGGAAAGGGAATGGACAGTTAATCAATTAGATGAAGAATCTATTAAGTATTTATGCGGATTATCTAATGAAATAAGAATGGAGGTAGGCAGTTTAAAAATTCTAATGTTCCATGCAACTCCTGATAGTTTATTTGAAGTGATATTACCAGATGCCAGCGACACTTTAATGTTAGAAAAAATGATGAAGGATGATTCGAATATTTATATTTATTCTCATATACATAAACCGTTTATTCGTTTTATTAATGGGAAATGCGTAATGAATACGGGAAGTGTAGGGATGCCATTTGATGGCAGAAATGAATCTTCCTACATTATTTTAGAAATTAATCAAGACTCGTTTCACTCTACCATTGTTCGAGTGAAGTACGATGTAGAACATGCGATTCAACAGTACGAAAAATCGAATTATCCTAATAAAGAACAAATGATTTCAATTTTAAAAACTGGTCGTGTTTAA
- a CDS encoding VanZ family protein — MELGVLYFLLILGFLSFIQRLNLKKEVIALGVAILYGLTDELHQVPFVFAC, encoded by the coding sequence ATTGAATTAGGGGTTCTTTATTTTCTACTGATTCTTGGTTTTCTTTCATTTATCCAGAGACTTAACCTCAAAAAGGAGGTGATCGCCCTTGGCGTAGCGATCCTATATGGTTTAACAGATGAGCTTCATCAGGTTCCGTTCGTTTTCGCTTGTTGA
- a CDS encoding PqqD family protein has protein sequence MKKYIQNRGCETTQLDNEWIILNSNNLTVTKVNEVGGYCWELLQNEQSLENLVSAVEVQFSGELRQEEITEDIKEFLDSLLQCEVIEVVV, from the coding sequence ATGAAAAAGTATATTCAAAATCGTGGTTGTGAAACCACACAATTGGATAATGAGTGGATTATTTTAAATTCAAATAATTTAACGGTAACTAAAGTAAATGAAGTGGGAGGATACTGCTGGGAACTTCTTCAAAATGAACAGAGTCTGGAGAATTTAGTGAGTGCAGTAGAGGTACAGTTTTCCGGAGAATTACGGCAAGAAGAGATAACGGAAGACATTAAAGAATTTTTGGACAGCCTTCTGCAATGCGAGGTGATTGAAGTTGTTGTTTGA
- a CDS encoding S24 family peptidase encodes MFDQQTINLLQNVIKREGKITLPATGNSMFPYIRRGDSCTFIPFEPDELKRGDIALFHQIDGRLVAHRFFYVHHDQYLFKGDSNQGFDHVVAKEQLIGKLVSIKRNNRLYAPSAIWKMMILNVPMLSGMIRLYINKRKC; translated from the coding sequence TTGTTTGATCAGCAGACGATTAATCTACTTCAGAATGTGATCAAAAGAGAAGGAAAGATCACACTTCCAGCTACCGGGAATAGTATGTTTCCTTATATACGCAGGGGGGATAGTTGCACGTTTATTCCTTTTGAACCTGATGAACTTAAAAGAGGAGATATTGCCTTATTTCATCAAATAGATGGAAGGCTCGTTGCGCATCGATTTTTTTATGTTCATCACGACCAGTATTTATTTAAAGGGGACTCAAATCAAGGATTTGATCATGTTGTAGCTAAAGAGCAATTAATTGGAAAATTAGTCTCGATTAAACGAAATAATAGATTGTATGCTCCTTCAGCGATATGGAAAATGATGATTTTAAATGTACCGATGCTTTCTGGAATGATCCGTCTTTATATTAATAAAAGAAAATGCTAA